In Longimicrobium sp., the genomic window CTCTCCGCGCTGCAGGGCGCGCTTCGCGACGTGGTGGAGCACCGGGCCATCAACCTGGTGAACGCGCAGCACGTGGCCGCCGAGCGGGGGATCGAGACGGCGACGACGATGGTGGGCGGACGCGGCGAGCTGGGCGAAGAGATCGAGCTGCGGCTGGAGGGCGGCGAGCGCAGCATTCGCGTGGGCGGCGCGCTCCTGGGCGAAACGCACGGGCGCATCGTGCGCATCGGGGCGTTTCGCGTGGACGTGGCCCCGCGCGGCGTGATGATGGTCATCCGCAACCGCGACGTTCCCGGCGTGATCGGGCGGGTGGGCACGCTGCTGGGCGAAGCGGGGGTGAACATCGCCGAGTACCACCAGGCGCGCCTGTCCGTCGGTGGCGAGGCGCTGGCCGCGGTATCGGTGGACAGCCGCATCCCCGCCGAGGTGGTGGACCGGCTGACGGCGCTGCCGGAGATCCTGGACGTGCGCCAGGTGGA contains:
- a CDS encoding ACT domain-containing protein, with translation ACEAVRDALVTGDLSAAMNAASVGGAGMRELRPLLALADRLGRLGRALVPGALNSLEVRYTGPREHAPRPLLLSALQGALRDVVEHRAINLVNAQHVAAERGIETATTMVGGRGELGEEIELRLEGGERSIRVGGALLGETHGRIVRIGAFRVDVAPRGVMMVIRNRDVPGVIGRVGTLLGEAGVNIAEYHQARLSVGGEALAAVSVDSRIPAEVVDRLTALPEILDVRQVEME